The Entelurus aequoreus isolate RoL-2023_Sb linkage group LG03, RoL_Eaeq_v1.1, whole genome shotgun sequence genome contains the following window.
GACGTTCCACACCACACTCAGTGCCTGATGACGTTCCACACCACACTCAGTGCCTGATGACGTTCCACACCACACTCAGTGCCTGGTGACGTTCCTCAGTGCCTGGTGACATTCCACGCCACACTCAGTGCCTGGTGACGTTCCACACCACACTCAGTGCCTGGTGACGTTCCACACCACACTCAGTGCCTGGTGACGTTCCACACCACACCAAGTGCCTGGTGACGTTCACACGTTCCACACCACACTCAGTGCCTGGTGACGTTCCACACCACACTCAGTGCCTGGTGACGTTCCACACCACACTAAGTGCCTGGTGACGTTCCGCACCACACTCAGTGCCTGGTGACATTCCACACCACTCAGTGCCTGGTGACGTTCCACACCACACTCAGTGCCTGATGTCGTTCCACACCACACTCAGTGCCTGGTGACGTTCCACACCACACTCGGTGCCTGATGATGTTCCACACCACACTCGGTGCCTGATGATGTTCCACACCACACTCGGTGCCTGATGACGTTCCACACCACACTCAGTGCCTGGTGACGTTCCACACCACACTCAGTGCCTGGTGACGTTCCACACCACACTCAGTGCCTGGTGACGTTCCACACCACACTCAGTGGCCTCACGCTTCATGTCCTCCTCCAGAAACCAAAAGAGTGGACCAAAATGGTGGTGAGGAACATTGCGGCGACAGGAAAGTTCTCCAGCGACAGAACCATCGCCGAGTACGCCACCGAGGTCTGGGGGGTGGAGCCCACTGACCTCAAGATCCCCCCACCCAACGAGCCCAGAGAGGCCATCGTGGAAACTGCCAGAGCTCTGAAGAAGTGACCACCCAGGAAGTAACACGCCTCACTTTCACATGCTTTATTTGCCATCTACAACACTTTAGTCTGTTACACATTTTCACTGTGGCCTCTAGAAACTATTCACTCACACCTGAGAGCTTTCCTTGCACAATCTGGCCTCTTTGACACAATCCTGACTTCGGTCTTGCCTAACAGTGTTGACATTAAAGTTGCAGTGCATCCTCACCACACTCATGCTTTTGGTTCATGTTTCAACTACAGTGCATAATATGTTACTGTTACAGTAACACATCACATGTAACTGCAACACTATATGCTATTTAACATGTCACGTACGGTTACTGGAACAGGAAATGCCATTGATGTTACAATAACACATTAGATGTTACTGTAACAGTATATGGCATACATGTAACAGTAACACATCACATGTAACCAACAGTATATGCTATTTGTTCCAGTAACAAATGGCACATTACTGTAACAGGAAATGCCATTCATGTTACAATAACACATTAGATGTTATTGTAACAGTATATATCATACATGTTACAGTCACACATCACATGTAACCGCAACAGTATATGCTATTCGTTACAGTAACACATGGCACATTACTGTAACAGGAAATGCCATTCATGTTACAATAACACATTAGATGTTATTGTAACAGAAAATGCCATTCATGTTACACTAACACAACATATTGGATGTTACTGTAACAGTATATGGCATACATGTTCCAGTAACACATTATTAATGCAACAGTATATGCCATTTGTTATAATGTGTTACTGTAACAGTATATACTATACATGTTACAGTAACACATGTCACGTTACTGTATCAGGAAATGCCATGTTACCATGTTACAATAAAATATCAGATGTTACCATAACAGTATATGGCATACATGTTACAGTAACACATCACATGTAACTGCaacagtagatagatagatagtactataTAGTATACATGTTACAGTAACGTGACACATGTTACTGCAACAGGAAATGCCATTCATGTTACATTAACACATTAGATGTTACTGTAACAGTATATGGCATACATGTTACAGTAACACATCACATGTAACCAACAGTATATGCTATTTGTTCCAGTAACAAATGGCACATTACTGTAACAGGAAATGCCATTCATGTTACAATAACACATTAGATGTTATTGTAACAGGAAATGCCATTCATGTTACAATAACACATTAGATGTTATTGTAACAGTATATGGCATACATGTTACAGTCACACATCACATGTAACCGCAACAGTATATGCTATTCGTTACAGTAACACATGGCACATTACTGTAACAGGAAATGCCATTCATGTTACAATAACGCAACATATTGGATGTTACTGTAACAGTATATGGCATACATGTTCCAGTAACACATTATTAATGCAACAGTATATGCCATTTGTTGCAATGTGTTACTGTAACAGTATATACTATACATGTTACAGTAACACATGTCACGTTACAATAAAATATCAGATGTTACCATAACAGTATATGGCATTCATGTTACAGAAACACATCACATGTAACTGCAACAGTATATAGTATACATGTTACAGTAACGTGAGACGTGTTACTGCAACCGGAAATGCAATTCATGTTACAATAACACATTAGATGTTACAGTAACAGTATATGGCATACATGTTACAGTAACACATCACATGTAACTGCAACAGTATATGCTATTTTACAGTAACACATGTCACGTTACTATAACAGAAAATGCAATTCATGTCACAATAACGCAGCATATTAGATGTTACTGTAACAGCATATGGCATACATGTTACAGTAACACATGTCGCATTACTGTAACAGGAAATACCATTTGTGTTACAATAACATATTagatgttacattaacatacagtaacaGTATATGGCATACACGTTACAGTAACACATCACATGTAACTGCAACAGTATATAGTATACATGTTACAGTAACGTGAGACGTGTTACTGCAACAGGAAATGCCATTCATGTTTCAATAACACATTAGATGTTACAGTAACAGTATATGGCATACATGTTACAGTAACGTGAGACGGGTTACTGCAACAGGAAATGCCATTCGTGTTACACTAACACATGAGATGTTACAGTAACAGTATATGGCATACATGTTACAGTAACACATCACATGTAACTGCAACAGTACATGCTATTTTACAGTAACACATGTCACGTTACTATAACAGAAAATGCGATTCATGTCACAATAACACAGCATATTAGATGTTACTGTAACAGTATATGGCATACATGTTACAGTAACACATGTCGCATTACTGTAACAGGAAATACCATTTGTGTTACAATAACAACATATTAGATGTTACATTAACATGTCATGTTACAATACCATATTAGTTGTTACCGTAACAGTGTATGGCATACATGTTACAGTAACACATCACATGTAACTGCAACAGTATATGCTATTTTACAGTAACACATGTCACGTTACTATAACAGAAAATGCGATTCATGTCACAATAACACAGCATATTAGATGTTACTGTAACAGTATATGGCATACATGTTACAGTAACACATGTCGCATTACTGTAACAGGAAATACCATTTGTTACATTAACATGTCATGTTACAATAACAGAGATGATACAGTAACAGTATATGGCATACATGTTACAGTAACGTGAGATGTGTTACTGCAACAGGAAATGCCATTCGTGTTACACTAACACATTAGATGTTACAGTAACAGTATATGGCATACATGTTACAGTAACACATCACATGTAACTGCAACAGTATATGCTATTTTACAGTAACACATGTCACGTTACTATAACAGAAAATGTGATTCATGTCACAATAACACAGCATATTAGATGTTACTGTAACAGTATATGGCATACATGTTACAGTAACACATGTCGCATTACTGTAACAGGAAATACCATTTGTTACAATAACATATTAGATGTTACATTAACATGTCATGTTACAATAACACAGATGTTACAGTAACAGTATATGGCATACATGTTACAGTAACGTGAGATGTGTTACTGCAACAGGAAATGCCATTCGTGTTACACTAACACATTAGATGTTACAGTAACAGTATATGGCATACATGTTACAGTAACACATCACATGTAACTGCAACAGTATATGCTATTTTACAGTAACACATGTCACGTTACTATAACAGAAAATGTGATTCATGTCACAATAACACAGCATATTAGATGTTACTGTAACAGTATATGGCATACATGTTACAGTAACACATGTCGCATTACTGTAACAGGAAATACCATTTGTGTTACAATAACAACATATTAGATGTTACATTAACATGTCATGTTACAATACCATATTAGTTGTTACCGTAACAGTGTATGGCATACATGTTACAGTAACACATCACATGTAACTGCAACAGTATATGCTATTTTACAGTAACACATGTCACGTTACTATAACAGAAAATGCGATTCATGTCACAATAACACAGCATATTAGATGTTACTGTAACAGTATATGGCATACATGTTACAGTAACACATGTCGCATTACTGTAACAGGAAATACCATTTGTGTTACAATAACATATTAGTTGTTACCGTAACAGTATATGGCATACATGTTACAGTAACACATCACATGTAACTGCAACAGTATATGCTTTTTTACAGTAACACATGTCCCGTTACTGTAACAGGAAATGCCATTTGTGTTACAATAACAACATATTAAATGTTACAGTAACACATGTAAATTAATGTAACATTATATggcatacattttacagtaacacgtatattacagtatatgccaAGCATGTCACAGTAACAGTATATGCTGTGTATGTGACAGTACACCAACACGGCATGTCACTGTAACATTGTTACGGACACATACACCACACTTGTTACATTACAGTGTCCTACTTACAGTCATTTTGTCATGCATTTTACACTGTCATACGTTACAGAGATACATCATTTTGTATGCTACTGTAACACTCTGTTCCAGTAAAAGTGCGTTGCCTGCTACATACAGAATGTCACACGCAATGCGCAGTAACAAATGTGATATGAACGTTACAGTAACAGACAGTACGTCACGTGCATGTCGCATATACAACTAAACCTATATCAATGACATGTATGTTATGTGTTACTGTAACACAGGTCAGAAGTACGGTACAGTAACACTCATGTTTTACTgcaatgtgtacagtatgtgacaTTCAGCATCTAATGTGGTTGTTACaccgacagtgtgtgtgtgtgttacatgatGATGACGAGGGGGGTGTGCTGTTAGTCACTCTACCCTCGGAGGTTCAGAAATTCCCTGCAACCAGAAGCAGACACAGTTTCAAGGCACGTCTGCTGTGATATTTGGTGTCGGACTTACCGCACTGACTTGGACAGGTTGGGGTCTAAGTGGATGTCACAGTGGGAGTATCCATGACTTGCTTCGTAGGAGATCATTTCCAGCTTGACGTTGCTGTGGCGTTCCTTCCGCACTCGCGCAGCAATCTGGTACAGCTGCACAGCACACACACACCGTCACTAAGGTGCGTTCGACCGCAACACGGCTCTTCGTACCTTCTGACCCATGTGGTACGGAACCACGTCGTCGTCCTCTGCATGCAGTATGAGCAGTGGACACGTCAGAGCCTTCACACTGGAAAGTTTTATATCAAAAACACAAGAATACAGTACTGTAAAACTTTGACCTTACTGTATGTTCCCAGCTATAAGCTTGCTACTTCCCCCCCCACGCTTAGAccactgcggcttataaaacggtgctgctaattcatggatttttctttgccaacGGCAATAATGTTTtgcattcaacaaatagtttttgcATAGAACCccgacagacactgaaaaggtgtgttattgtttgtgctatggcgccatcttttcgacaagttcactcactgcaggtgcagcgtgtagggctgcaattaacgactattttgatagtcgaccagtcatcgactatcttaacaattagtcaaATAAttaagcgtacacatatttattGGCTATAATTTTTACATTGACTTTTAAAAATTAAGTTCTTTTAGGCATGTGCATatgaacaacaaagatgactgatgcatttataaatatgtatttattatgtaaCTGTGCTACTCCTTCAGCTGCTACAaaattaaaatgttcaaaaacccactgtcagtaactacagttggtcgctacatctgtaagtgcaagttaaaactctactatgcaaagcgaaagctatttttatcaacaacacccagaaacgccactggcttcgctgggcctgacctcatctaagatgtactgatacaaagtggaaaagtgttctgtggtctgacgagtccacatttcaaattgtttttggaaactgtggacgtcgtgtcctccggaacaaagaggaaaagaaccatccggaatgttCTAGGCAcaaaattgaaaagccagcatctgtgatggtatgggggtgtattagtgcccaaggcatgggtaacttacacatctgtgaaggcaccattaatgctgaaaggtacatacaggttttggagcaacatatgttgccatccaatcaacgttatcatggacgcccctgcttatttcagcaagacaatgccaagccacgtgttacaacagcgtggcttcgtagtaaaagagtgcgggtactagactggcctgcctgtagtccagacctgtctcccattgaaaatgtgtggcgcattatgaagcttaaacaccacaacggagacccccggactgttgaacaacttaagctgtacatcaagcaagaatgggaaagaattccacctgagaagcttcaaaaatgtgtctccttagttcccaaacgtttactgggtgttgttaaaaggaaaggccatgtaacacagtggtgaacatgcccctgtgctgccattaaattccaattatttgccaaaaaaaattaagtctcttagttggaacattaaatatcttgtctttgccgtatattcaattgaataaaagtttaaaagaatttgcaaatcattctattctgtttttatttaccatttacacaacgtgacaacttcactggttttgggttttgtagaatagAATACTATGGAATACAAAGTACTTTATAGATCCCTGGTggtaattcagcaccacagttcgctcacaataaacaataaacacttaggtattttttacatttgaataatataaataacagtctgttatacagcattattcacttgtgaataatataaatacagtctattatacagcattatttacaagtgaataacataaatacagtctattatacagcattattcacatgtgaataacagtctgttatacagcattattcacttgtgaataatataaatacagtctattatacagcattatttacaagtgaataacataaatacagtctattatacagctttattcacatgtgaataatataaatacagtctattatacagcattattcacatgtgaataacgaatacagtctattatacagcattattcacatgtgaataatataaatacagtctattatacagcattattcacatgtgaataatataaatacactctattatacagcattattcacatgtgaataacaaatacagtctattatacagcattattcacatgtgaataatataaatgcagtctattatacagcattattcacatgtgaataacaaatacagtctattatacagcattattcacatgtgaataatataaatacagtctattatacagcattattcacatgtgaataacataaatacagtctattatacagcattattcacatgtgaataatataaatacagtctattatacagcattattcacatgtgaataatataaatacagtctattatacagcattattcacatgtgaataacaaagtctattatacagcattattcacatgtgaataatataaatacagtctattatacagcattattcacatgtgaataatataaatacagtctattatacagcattattcacatgtgaataatataaatacagtctgttatacagcattattcacatgtgaataacataaatacagtctattatacagcattattcacatgtgaataacataaatacagtctattatacagcattattcacatgtgaataatataaatacagtctattatacagcattattcacatgtgaataacataaatacagtctattatacagcattattcacatgtgaatgacataaatacagtctattatacagcattattcacatgtgaataatataaatacagtctacagtACATCTGCATCTTATGCAGTAGTTTATCCGGTACAGCCAGCACATGCAAACGTATTGTTTTCTGGtacaatttggtgggtgcggcttaattaCCGATGCGCCCGAAAAATACGTTAAGCGAAGCCAACCGCTGAGTAAACTAAACATGTGTGCAGTGAGTACTTACTTCTCGTCGTTAGCAAACAGCAGGTTGTTTGTTTCCAAAGTGTCCCACAGAAAGTCTTCAAAGCCCGGAAGGAACATGTAGAGCTGCAGGACAAAGAACACCTTGAGTGATGGACATCATGCAAACAACACTGAGTGGTAAATATTTGACCTTGGACAGCGGAAAGACGGTGACAACCTCTCCTATTTTTGTGAAAGCAGCCTCCAGGATCAAGGCATCCAGAGTGGACCCTGGCATGAAAACATCAACTAGGAAGTACTTCAATCATATTCTTCCAAGCGGAGAACCCACCTTCTTCTTGCAGCTTGACTGCCGTGTTGCTGGCAACCCTTAAAGAAAGAAAAGACACGCTTTGACATATCTCAACTTCATTCCAAGATGTCTGCAGGGAGAAACTGACCCTGATCCCAGAGAGTGTCCCCACAAGTACACCAGAGACCTCCTGCTGTGCCGCTTCACCCACTTGTACAGGTAGAGGGCGTCTGTGGTCAAACCGCTTTCTGTGGGCACCCCAGTGGAGTCGCCAAAGCCTGATGTGGCGGACCAAACAATCTGTTAGGGGGTCCAACTGTGCAGGCAAAGTCGTACTTTACCATTTTTAACTGTCATAAAAAGTGTAAAAGtaaattaattgtattattaagtACGCTGACCAAGATCATAAAGAGTCAT
Protein-coding sequences here:
- the LOC133646132 gene encoding lysophosphatidylserine lipase ABHD12-like isoform X2, whose amino-acid sequence is MLVMKTAVSFLIAAYVSTPVLLYALPWTLGYAIFAHLLRIPLFVDLGRPENILNHTSNFYLHTEEGITAYAPCQPMGRGRREKPRMVPRSSWRRKPCYCLSPWQRGKQILSRGGFHVLSLDYRGFGDSTGVPTESGLTTDALYLYKWVKRHSRRSLVYLWGHSLGSGVASNTAVKLQEEGSTLDALILEAAFTKIGEVVTVFPLSKLYMFLPGFEDFLWDTLETNNLLFANDENVKALTCPLLILHAEDDDVVPYHMGQKLYQIAARVRKERHSNVKLEMISYEASHGYSHCDIHLDPNLSKSVREFLNLRG
- the LOC133646132 gene encoding lysophosphatidylserine lipase ABHD12-like isoform X1, producing the protein MLVMKTAVSFLIAAYVSTPVLLYALPWTLGYAIFAHLLRIPLFVDLGRPENILNHTSNFYLHTEEGITVGVWHTLPASQWGEAAGKSPEWYREALGDGSPVIVYLHGNVGNRAKGHRVQLVKILSRGGFHVLSLDYRGFGDSTGVPTESGLTTDALYLYKWVKRHSRRSLVYLWGHSLGSGVASNTAVKLQEEGSTLDALILEAAFTKIGEVVTVFPLSKLYMFLPGFEDFLWDTLETNNLLFANDENVKALTCPLLILHAEDDDVVPYHMGQKLYQIAARVRKERHSNVKLEMISYEASHGYSHCDIHLDPNLSKSVREFLNLRG